One window of Xanthomonas sp. 10-10 genomic DNA carries:
- a CDS encoding DegT/DnrJ/EryC1/StrS family aminotransferase, whose product MPIPVTSPLLPPLEDFLPYLERIWTSRIVSNGGEMHRALEQALCDYLGVPHLALLTNGTTALITALQALRITGEVITTPYSFVATAHSLLWKSITPVFVDIDPVTLNMDPSKIEAAITPQTTAIMPVHCYGTACDTTAITRIADIYNLKVIYDAAHAFGVRDAGGSILRHGDLSVLSFHATKVFNTFEGGAIVCPDERTYQRIGHLKNFGFVDETTVVAPGINGKMNEISAAFGLLQLKHIDEAIAQRRAIDAQYRQRLSEVRGIRCVAAPQHSSANHAYFPILVQDDYPLARDALYQLMREHGILARRYFYPLISDFPMYRALPSSAPARLPVARSVAAQVLCLPIFPGLTSEQVDTIADLIAGAKAT is encoded by the coding sequence ATGCCCATCCCCGTCACCAGTCCGCTGCTGCCGCCGCTGGAAGACTTTCTGCCGTACCTGGAACGGATCTGGACCAGTCGCATCGTCAGCAACGGGGGGGAGATGCACCGTGCGCTCGAGCAGGCGCTGTGCGACTACCTGGGAGTGCCGCATCTGGCCCTGCTGACCAACGGCACTACCGCGTTGATCACCGCCCTGCAGGCGCTGCGCATCACCGGCGAAGTCATCACCACCCCCTACTCCTTCGTGGCCACGGCGCACTCGTTGCTGTGGAAGAGCATCACTCCGGTATTCGTGGATATCGACCCGGTGACGCTCAACATGGACCCGTCCAAGATCGAGGCGGCCATCACCCCGCAGACCACCGCCATCATGCCGGTGCATTGCTATGGCACCGCGTGCGATACCACTGCCATCACCCGCATCGCCGACATCTACAACCTCAAGGTGATCTACGACGCAGCGCATGCGTTTGGCGTGCGCGATGCCGGCGGATCGATCCTGCGCCACGGCGACCTGAGCGTGTTGAGCTTTCATGCCACCAAGGTATTCAACACCTTCGAGGGCGGCGCCATCGTGTGCCCGGACGAAAGAACCTACCAACGCATCGGGCATCTGAAGAATTTCGGCTTCGTCGACGAAACCACGGTGGTGGCACCGGGCATCAACGGCAAAATGAACGAAATCAGCGCGGCATTCGGCCTGTTGCAGCTCAAGCATATCGACGAGGCCATTGCGCAGCGCCGCGCCATCGACGCGCAATACCGGCAACGATTGAGCGAGGTGCGTGGCATCCGCTGCGTCGCAGCACCGCAGCATTCCAGCGCCAATCATGCGTATTTTCCGATCCTGGTGCAGGACGACTACCCGCTGGCGCGCGATGCGCTGTACCAATTGATGCGCGAGCACGGCATCCTGGCACGACGGTATTTCTATCCGTTGATCAGCGACTTCCCGATGTATCGCGCCCTGCCCTCGTCGGCACCGGCGCGGCTGCCGGTAGCGCGCTCGGTGGCCGCCCAAGTATTGTGCCTGCCGATCTTTCCCGGTTTGACCAGCGAACAGGTCGATACCATTGCCGACCTGATCGCCGGCGCAAAGGCAACATGA
- a CDS encoding sigma-54 dependent transcriptional regulator has protein sequence MSESRILLIDSDAVRAERTVSLLEFMDFNPRWVTDGADINPGRHRHDEWMAVMVGSAQDAAQADKFFDWLADAKLPPPVLLMEGSPTTFAQTHGLHEANVWALDTPLRHAQLEALLRRASLKRLDAEHQAGVQQDTGPTGNSEAVTRLRRLIDQVAAFDTTVLVLGESGTGKEVVARAIHQHSPRRDGPFVAINCGAIPPDLLESELFGHEKGAFTGALTTRKGRFEMAEGGTLLLDEIGDMSLPMQVKLLRVLQERSFERVGGGQTIRCNVRVIAATHRNLETRISDGQFREDLFYRLNVFPIEMPALRERVDDLASLVQTIAGQLARTGRGEVRFADEALQALRSYDWPGNVRELTNLVERLAVLHPGGLVRVQDLPARYRGDFASSIPVELPPEPALVAAPADVNALPSNVVTLQPKTADAEPVSAASLPDDGIDLRGHMANIELALINEALERTQGVVAHAAQLLGLRRTTLVEKLRKYGIDREQTELAN, from the coding sequence ATGAGTGAGTCCCGCATTCTGTTGATCGACAGTGACGCCGTGCGCGCCGAGCGCACCGTCTCGCTGCTCGAGTTCATGGACTTCAATCCCCGCTGGGTCACCGACGGCGCCGACATCAATCCTGGCCGTCACCGCCACGATGAGTGGATGGCGGTGATGGTGGGCTCGGCGCAGGACGCCGCGCAGGCCGACAAATTCTTCGACTGGCTGGCCGATGCCAAGCTGCCGCCGCCGGTACTGTTGATGGAAGGCAGCCCGACCACGTTTGCGCAGACCCATGGCCTGCACGAAGCCAATGTCTGGGCGCTGGACACGCCGCTGCGCCACGCGCAGCTGGAAGCGCTGCTGCGCCGCGCAAGCCTCAAGCGCCTGGATGCCGAGCACCAGGCCGGCGTGCAACAGGACACCGGGCCGACCGGCAACAGCGAGGCGGTCACCCGCCTGCGCCGGCTGATCGACCAGGTGGCAGCGTTCGACACCACGGTGCTGGTGCTGGGCGAATCGGGCACCGGCAAGGAGGTCGTCGCGCGCGCCATCCACCAGCACTCGCCCCGCCGTGATGGGCCGTTCGTGGCGATCAACTGCGGCGCGATCCCGCCGGACCTGCTGGAAAGCGAACTGTTCGGCCACGAAAAAGGCGCCTTCACCGGTGCGCTGACCACCCGCAAGGGCCGCTTCGAAATGGCCGAGGGCGGTACCCTGCTGCTCGACGAAATCGGCGACATGAGCCTGCCGATGCAGGTGAAGTTGCTGCGCGTGCTGCAGGAGCGCAGTTTCGAGCGTGTTGGCGGCGGCCAGACCATCCGCTGCAATGTGCGCGTGATCGCCGCCACCCACCGCAATCTGGAAACCCGCATCAGCGACGGGCAGTTCCGTGAGGACCTGTTCTATCGCCTCAACGTGTTCCCGATCGAAATGCCGGCGTTGCGCGAGCGCGTCGACGATCTTGCCAGCCTGGTGCAGACGATCGCCGGCCAGCTGGCGCGTACCGGTCGCGGCGAAGTGCGCTTTGCCGATGAGGCGCTGCAGGCGCTGCGCAGCTACGACTGGCCGGGCAACGTGCGCGAACTGACCAACCTGGTGGAGCGCCTGGCGGTGTTGCATCCGGGTGGGTTGGTGCGCGTACAGGACCTTCCGGCGCGCTATCGCGGCGACTTCGCATCGTCCATTCCGGTCGAGTTGCCGCCGGAGCCGGCCCTGGTGGCGGCGCCTGCCGACGTCAACGCCTTGCCTAGCAATGTGGTGACGCTGCAACCCAAGACCGCCGACGCCGAACCGGTCTCTGCTGCCAGCCTGCCCGACGATGGCATCGACCTGCGTGGCCATATGGCCAACATCGAGCTGGCCCTCATCAACGAGGCGCTGGAACGCACCCAGGGGGTGGTTGCGCATGCAGCCCAGTTACTCGGCCTGCGCCGCACCACGCTGGTGGAGAAGCTGCGCAAGTACGGCATCGACCGCGAGCAGACCGAGCTGGCGAACTGA
- a CDS encoding response regulator transcription factor — protein sequence MSKLTVLLVDDHEGFINAAMRHFRKVEWLNIVGSAANGLEAIERSESLRPNVVLMDLAMPEMGGLQATRLIKTQDDPPYIVIASHFDDAEHREHALRAGADNFVSKLSYIQEVMPILEGLTEGARNE from the coding sequence ATGAGCAAACTCACCGTGCTGCTGGTCGACGACCACGAGGGCTTCATCAACGCTGCGATGCGTCATTTTCGCAAAGTGGAGTGGCTCAACATCGTGGGCAGTGCCGCCAATGGACTGGAAGCGATCGAGCGCTCTGAGTCGCTGCGCCCCAATGTCGTGTTGATGGATCTGGCCATGCCCGAGATGGGCGGCCTGCAGGCCACGCGTCTGATCAAGACACAGGACGATCCGCCGTATATTGTCATCGCGAGCCACTTCGACGATGCCGAGCATCGTGAACACGCTCTTCGCGCGGGTGCTGACAATTTTGTCAGCAAGCTGTCCTATATCCAGGAAGTCATGCCAATCCTGGAGGGCCTGACGGAAGGAGCCAGGAATGAGTGA
- the rpoN gene encoding RNA polymerase factor sigma-54, producing MKTTISAQLGQQLHLTPQLLQSIRLLQLDGMQLELEIRRALETNPLLELEELADNGDEAATNDDGASDVAAFDELPESTMWDVQSSSWNDGDDDRMQRVAAGESTDPHVRILRELALDLDEAALGAAAFWLEQTDDAGYLTEALSTLQQLGATRLGMTVEAVEASRHRLLHGDPAGLAACDLRECLQAQLSALPGRVPARHLAARILAGDLDLLASHDYALLARAHDAEVDDAREAVRLILSLQPRPGDDLLQESNASVIPDVLAWHADGSWRVALNPATTHRVSINPVHERALAEAGDAAQPLRDMLQEARWLTRGLSMRYETLLRATRAIVERQAAFLARGEEAMAPLTLKEIADEIGMHESTISRITTGKYLQTPRGTFELKHFFAVRLEGASVSGQAVKAMVRRLIESEPAGRPLADEAIAGLLSRQGVNIARRTVAKYREQLDIAPARERRRNNKPLLARAG from the coding sequence ATGAAGACGACCATTTCCGCCCAGCTTGGCCAGCAACTGCACCTCACCCCGCAGCTGCTGCAGTCGATCCGTCTGTTGCAACTGGACGGCATGCAGTTGGAACTGGAAATCCGTCGCGCCCTGGAAACCAATCCGTTGCTGGAGTTGGAAGAGCTGGCCGATAACGGGGACGAGGCCGCCACCAACGACGATGGCGCCAGCGATGTCGCCGCCTTCGACGAGCTGCCGGAAAGCACGATGTGGGACGTGCAGAGCAGTAGCTGGAACGACGGCGACGACGACCGCATGCAGCGCGTGGCCGCCGGCGAGTCCACCGACCCGCATGTGCGCATCCTGCGCGAACTGGCGCTGGACCTGGACGAGGCCGCATTGGGGGCCGCCGCGTTCTGGTTGGAGCAGACCGACGATGCCGGGTATCTGACCGAGGCACTGTCGACGCTGCAGCAGCTCGGCGCCACGCGCCTGGGTATGACTGTCGAGGCAGTGGAAGCGAGCCGCCACCGCCTGTTGCACGGCGACCCGGCGGGCCTGGCCGCCTGCGACCTGCGCGAATGCCTGCAAGCCCAGTTGAGCGCCCTGCCCGGCCGCGTGCCGGCCCGTCATCTGGCCGCGCGCATCCTGGCCGGCGATCTGGATCTGCTGGCCAGCCACGACTACGCGCTGCTGGCGCGTGCGCACGATGCCGAAGTGGACGATGCGCGCGAAGCGGTGCGGCTGATCCTGTCGCTGCAGCCGCGTCCGGGCGACGACCTGCTGCAGGAAAGCAACGCCAGCGTGATTCCGGATGTGCTCGCCTGGCATGCCGATGGCAGCTGGCGCGTGGCGTTGAACCCGGCCACCACCCATCGCGTCAGCATCAACCCTGTGCACGAACGCGCGCTGGCAGAGGCCGGCGATGCCGCACAGCCGCTGCGCGACATGTTGCAGGAAGCGCGCTGGCTGACCCGCGGCCTGTCGATGCGCTACGAAACCCTGCTGCGCGCCACGCGTGCAATCGTCGAACGCCAGGCCGCCTTCCTGGCGCGCGGCGAAGAAGCGATGGCACCGCTGACCCTGAAGGAAATCGCCGACGAGATCGGCATGCACGAATCCACCATTTCGCGCATCACCACCGGCAAATACCTGCAAACCCCGCGTGGCACCTTCGAACTCAAGCATTTCTTCGCCGTGCGGCTCGAAGGCGCCAGTGTCTCCGGCCAGGCGGTCAAGGCCATGGTGCGTCGCTTGATCGAGAGCGAGCCGGCGGGTCGCCCGCTGGCCGACGAAGCCATCGCCGGCCTGTTGTCGCGTCAGGGCGTTAATATTGCGCGCCGGACCGTGGCCAAGTACCGCGAACAACTGGACATCGCCCCGGCCCGCGAGCGCCGCCGTAACAACAAACCGCTGCTTGCGCGAGCGGGATAA
- a CDS encoding response regulator transcription factor, which translates to MRVIIVDDHTLVRAGLSRLLQTFAGIDVVGEASNAQQALDMTSLHRPDLVLMDLSLPGRSGLDAMTDVLRAAPRTHVVMMSMHDDPVHVRDALDRGAVGFVVKDAAPLELELALRAAAAGQVFLSPQISSKMIAPMLGREKPVGIAALSPRQREILREIGRGQSNKEIAADLGISVKTVETHRARMMESLGCRRANDLVLLAAKHHNELV; encoded by the coding sequence GTGCGAGTCATCATCGTCGACGATCACACCCTTGTCCGTGCAGGCCTGTCCAGGCTGCTGCAAACCTTTGCCGGCATCGATGTCGTCGGTGAGGCCAGCAACGCGCAACAAGCCCTGGACATGACATCCCTGCATCGCCCGGATCTGGTGCTGATGGACCTGTCCCTGCCTGGCCGTAGCGGTCTGGACGCCATGACCGACGTGCTGCGCGCCGCACCACGCACCCATGTGGTGATGATGTCGATGCACGACGACCCGGTGCATGTGCGCGATGCGCTCGATCGTGGCGCGGTCGGTTTCGTGGTCAAGGACGCTGCGCCGCTGGAGCTGGAACTGGCGCTGCGCGCTGCCGCTGCCGGCCAGGTGTTCCTGAGCCCGCAGATCTCGTCCAAGATGATTGCGCCGATGCTGGGCCGCGAAAAACCAGTGGGTATTGCGGCGCTGTCGCCGCGCCAGCGCGAGATCCTGCGCGAGATCGGTCGCGGCCAGAGCAACAAGGAAATTGCCGCCGACCTGGGCATCAGCGTCAAGACGGTGGAGACCCATCGCGCGCGCATGATGGAGTCGCTGGGCTGCCGTCGCGCCAACGACCTGGTCCTGCTGGCCGCCAAGCATCACAACGAACTGGTCTGA
- a CDS encoding PilZ domain-containing protein encodes MTALGTLAPSADAELFADTLSCELRLPAGFRAGADADAGSHSAAETLLRSLGQVEDLRSDESSEDRGELPLLVQRMDAKLDLMLALIGRLVRQGDSGLIQTMVHWSVRGIRLNCATSHVPGTTGSVCLQPSDWLPELVQLPAEVLASAGDGHDQWLWLRFAPLSPGLQEALERHLFRLHRRQIADARRQR; translated from the coding sequence ATGACCGCGCTCGGCACACTCGCGCCCTCCGCCGATGCCGAGCTGTTTGCCGACACGCTCAGTTGCGAACTGCGTCTGCCGGCCGGCTTCCGCGCCGGTGCCGATGCCGATGCGGGCTCGCACAGTGCCGCAGAGACGCTGCTGCGCAGCCTGGGCCAGGTCGAAGACCTGCGTAGCGATGAGAGCAGCGAAGACCGTGGCGAACTGCCGCTGCTGGTGCAGCGGATGGATGCCAAGCTCGATCTGATGCTCGCGCTGATCGGCCGCCTGGTGCGCCAGGGCGACAGCGGCCTGATCCAGACCATGGTGCATTGGTCGGTCCGCGGGATCCGCCTGAATTGCGCAACCAGCCACGTGCCGGGCACGACCGGCAGCGTCTGCCTGCAACCGTCCGACTGGCTTCCTGAATTGGTACAGCTTCCCGCCGAGGTACTGGCCAGCGCAGGCGATGGTCACGATCAGTGGCTTTGGCTGCGGTTCGCGCCACTCTCACCCGGGTTGCAGGAGGCTCTGGAACGTCATCTGTTTCGTCTGCATCGCCGTCAGATCGCCGACGCCCGCCGCCAGCGCTGA
- the fliS gene encoding flagellar export chaperone FliS, which yields MYGSNRQYAEQYRKVGVSTSVTEADPHKLVSLLFAGACQRIRLAQACMVQGDQARKGKAIGEACAIVGHLNGSLDHEAGGEIAGNLSALYDYVMQRLTAANLHNDETALTEALDLLSEIDSAWNSIPLEQRGLAAVS from the coding sequence ATGTACGGTTCCAATCGTCAGTATGCCGAGCAATACCGCAAGGTCGGCGTGTCCACCAGCGTCACCGAAGCCGACCCGCACAAGCTGGTGTCGCTGTTGTTCGCCGGTGCCTGCCAGCGCATCCGCCTGGCCCAGGCCTGCATGGTGCAGGGCGACCAGGCACGCAAGGGCAAGGCCATCGGCGAAGCCTGCGCGATCGTCGGTCATTTGAACGGCTCGCTCGATCACGAAGCCGGTGGCGAAATCGCTGGTAACCTGTCGGCCCTGTACGACTACGTCATGCAGCGCCTGACCGCTGCCAACCTGCACAACGACGAGACCGCGTTGACCGAAGCGCTGGATCTGCTCAGCGAAATCGATTCGGCGTGGAACTCCATTCCCCTCGAACAACGCGGCCTCGCTGCGGTTTCCTGA
- the fliD gene encoding flagellar filament capping protein FliD, translated as MASVISTSSSGLDIPTVVSTLVSRQKDPEQARINKAGTAATTQLSAISQIKSSMTTLKSALDKVVSSADTNAYKATVPTDAGFTATTTSSAAPGNYSVEVVSLASAQKLASGAFTADATVGSGTLTIGYGDKSITVDISGTDKLTDIAAAINKAAGGKGVTASVVTANDGQHLVFNAVDSGTKGALTVSASDPSLSGLTYGPGVTGGLNQTVAAADALVRVDGFERTSSSNTISDIVPGVVLNLTKAAEGTKVNLGVAADTSGLKANLTAYAAAYNTANTLLAKSSAYDATTKTAAALTGDSLVRSLQQQLRGQVSGNLTELKALGLNIDKDGVMSFDGGKFDTAIAADGGAAAEVFGKDSKYGSAMTKLLDSNVNATNGTLTLRSDSLNKTIKGYESDLDDLDARMTKLSDRYTAQFTAMETMISKLQSSTSSLSSLLTS; from the coding sequence ATGGCATCGGTGATCAGTACGTCCAGCTCCGGGCTGGATATCCCCACCGTGGTGTCCACCCTGGTATCCCGTCAGAAGGATCCGGAGCAGGCGCGCATCAACAAGGCCGGCACCGCAGCGACCACGCAGCTGTCGGCCATCAGCCAGATCAAGAGCAGCATGACCACGCTCAAGTCTGCGCTGGACAAGGTCGTCAGCAGCGCCGATACCAACGCCTACAAGGCCACGGTCCCCACCGATGCCGGCTTTACCGCCACCACCACCAGTTCGGCCGCTCCCGGCAACTACTCGGTGGAAGTGGTCTCGCTGGCCAGCGCGCAAAAGCTCGCCTCCGGCGCGTTCACCGCCGATGCCACCGTCGGCAGCGGCACGCTGACCATTGGCTACGGCGACAAAAGCATCACCGTGGACATCAGCGGCACCGACAAGCTCACCGACATCGCCGCCGCCATCAACAAGGCCGCCGGCGGCAAGGGCGTCACTGCCAGCGTGGTGACCGCCAACGATGGCCAGCACCTAGTGTTCAACGCGGTCGACTCCGGCACCAAGGGCGCATTGACCGTCAGTGCCAGCGACCCCAGCCTGAGCGGGCTCACCTATGGCCCCGGCGTCACCGGCGGGTTGAACCAGACCGTGGCCGCCGCCGATGCGCTGGTGCGCGTGGACGGCTTCGAGCGCACGTCCAGCTCCAACACCATCAGCGACATCGTGCCGGGCGTGGTGCTCAACCTGACCAAGGCCGCCGAAGGCACCAAGGTCAACCTGGGCGTTGCGGCCGACACCAGCGGCCTGAAGGCCAACCTCACCGCCTACGCGGCCGCCTACAACACCGCCAATACCTTGCTGGCCAAGAGCAGCGCCTACGACGCCACCACCAAGACCGCCGCGGCGTTGACAGGCGACTCGCTGGTGCGCAGCCTGCAGCAGCAACTGCGCGGCCAGGTCAGTGGCAACCTTACCGAACTCAAGGCGCTGGGCCTGAACATCGACAAGGATGGCGTGATGAGCTTCGACGGCGGCAAGTTCGACACCGCCATCGCCGCCGACGGCGGCGCCGCTGCCGAGGTGTTCGGCAAGGACAGCAAATACGGCTCGGCCATGACCAAGTTGCTGGACAGCAACGTCAACGCCACCAATGGCACCCTGACCCTGCGTTCGGACAGCTTGAACAAGACCATCAAGGGCTACGAGTCCGACCTGGACGACCTCGACGCGCGCATGACCAAGCTCTCCGATCGCTACACCGCGCAGTTCACCGCGATGGAAACCATGATCAGCAAGCTGCAGAGCAGCACCAGCTCGCTCAGCAGCCTGCTGACAAGCTGA
- a CDS encoding flagellin, whose amino-acid sequence MAQVINTNVMSLNAQRNLNTSSASMSTSIQRLSSGLRINSAKDDAAGLAISERFTTQIRGLDVASRNANDGISLAQTAEGAMVEIGSNLQRIRELSVQSSNATNSATDRDALNSEVKQLTAEIDRVANQTNFNGTKLLNGDFSGALFQVGADAGQTIGINSIVDANVDSLGKANFAAAVSGAGVTGTATASGSVSGISLSFKDASGAAKSVTIADVKVASGDTAADVNKKVAAAINDKLDQTGMYASIKTDGTVQIESLKAGQDFTSLTAGTSSATGITVGAGITTASAASGSTASTLSSLDISTFSGSQKALEIVDKALTAVNSSRADMGAVQNRFTSTIANLSATSENLSASRSRIRDTDYAKETAELTRTQILQQAGTAMLAQAKSVPQNVLSLLQ is encoded by the coding sequence ATGGCACAGGTAATCAACACCAACGTAATGTCGCTGAACGCTCAGCGTAACCTCAACACCAGCAGCGCCAGCATGTCGACGAGCATCCAGCGTCTGTCGTCTGGTCTGCGCATCAACAGCGCCAAGGACGACGCCGCAGGTCTGGCGATCTCCGAGCGTTTCACCACGCAGATCCGCGGCCTTGACGTTGCCTCGCGCAACGCCAACGACGGCATCTCGCTGGCCCAGACCGCCGAAGGCGCAATGGTCGAAATCGGCAGCAACCTGCAGCGTATCCGCGAGCTGTCGGTGCAGTCGTCCAACGCCACCAACTCGGCCACCGACCGCGACGCGCTGAACTCGGAAGTCAAGCAGCTCACCGCCGAAATCGACCGCGTTGCCAACCAGACCAACTTCAACGGCACCAAGCTGTTGAACGGCGACTTCTCCGGCGCGCTGTTCCAGGTCGGCGCCGACGCCGGCCAGACCATCGGCATCAACAGCATCGTCGACGCCAATGTCGATTCGCTGGGCAAGGCCAACTTCGCCGCCGCCGTCTCCGGCGCTGGCGTGACCGGCACCGCCACCGCGTCGGGTTCGGTCAGCGGCATCAGCCTGTCGTTCAAGGATGCCAGCGGCGCGGCCAAGAGCGTCACCATCGCCGACGTCAAGGTCGCTTCCGGCGACACCGCTGCCGACGTGAACAAGAAGGTCGCTGCGGCCATCAACGACAAGCTGGACCAGACCGGCATGTACGCCTCGATCAAGACCGACGGTACGGTGCAGATCGAATCGCTGAAGGCTGGCCAGGACTTCACCTCGCTGACCGCCGGTACCTCCAGCGCCACCGGCATCACCGTCGGCGCCGGCATCACCACCGCCTCGGCCGCTTCCGGCTCCACCGCGTCGACCCTGAGCAGCCTGGATATCTCCACGTTCTCCGGCTCGCAGAAGGCCCTGGAAATCGTCGACAAGGCGCTGACAGCGGTCAACTCCTCGCGCGCCGACATGGGTGCGGTGCAGAACCGCTTCACCTCCACCATCGCCAACCTGAGCGCAACCTCGGAAAACCTGTCGGCCTCGCGTAGCCGTATCCGCGACACCGACTACGCCAAGGAAACCGCCGAACTGACCCGCACGCAGATCCTGCAGCAGGCCGGTACCGCGATGCTGGCCCAGGCCAAGTCGGTTCCGCAGAACGTGCTGAGCCTGCTGCAGTAA
- the flgL gene encoding flagellar hook-associated protein FlgL, with protein MTDRISTSMMYSQSIASMGAKQTRLNQLESQLSSGQRLVTAKDDPVAAGTAVGLDRALAAITRFGENANNVQNRLGLQENALSQAGDKMARVTELAVQANNSSLSPDDRKAIASELTALRDSMVSLANSTDGTGRYLFGGTADGSAPFIKSNGGVVYNGDQTQKQVEVAPDTFVSDTLPGSEIFMRIRTGDGTVDAHPSNANTGTGLLLDFSRDASTGSWNGGSYSVQFTAADTYEVRDSTNTVVSTGTYKDGDDITAAGVRMRISGAPAVGDSFQIGASTTKDVFSTIDDLVGALNSDTLTQPQKAAMINTLQTSMRDIAQASSKMIDARASGGAQLSAIDNANSLLESNEVTLKTTLSSIRDLDYASAIGQYELEKASLQAAQTIFQQMQSSSLFNLIR; from the coding sequence ATGACCGACCGTATCTCCACCAGCATGATGTACAGCCAGTCGATCGCCTCGATGGGCGCCAAGCAGACGCGGCTGAACCAGCTCGAGTCGCAGCTGTCCAGCGGCCAGCGCCTGGTCACCGCCAAGGACGATCCGGTCGCCGCGGGCACCGCAGTGGGCCTGGACCGTGCGCTGGCCGCGATCACGCGTTTCGGCGAGAACGCCAACAACGTGCAGAACCGCCTGGGCCTGCAGGAAAACGCGCTCTCGCAAGCCGGCGACAAAATGGCGCGCGTCACCGAATTGGCGGTGCAGGCCAACAATTCCTCGCTCAGCCCCGACGACCGCAAGGCGATCGCCTCGGAGCTGACCGCGTTGCGCGACAGCATGGTCAGCCTGGCCAACAGCACCGACGGCACCGGGCGCTATCTGTTCGGCGGCACCGCCGATGGCAGCGCGCCGTTCATCAAGAGCAATGGCGGCGTCGTCTACAACGGCGACCAGACCCAGAAGCAGGTCGAAGTGGCACCGGACACCTTTGTCAGCGACACCCTGCCTGGCAGCGAAATCTTCATGCGTATCCGCACCGGCGACGGCACCGTGGACGCGCACCCTTCCAACGCCAATACCGGCACCGGGCTGTTGCTGGATTTCAGCCGCGATGCCAGTACCGGCAGCTGGAACGGCGGCAGCTACAGCGTGCAGTTCACCGCCGCCGACACCTACGAGGTGCGCGACAGCACCAATACGGTGGTCAGCACCGGCACCTATAAGGATGGCGACGACATCACCGCAGCCGGCGTGCGCATGCGCATCAGCGGCGCACCGGCGGTCGGCGACAGCTTCCAGATCGGCGCCTCCACCACCAAGGACGTGTTCTCCACCATCGACGATCTGGTCGGCGCGCTCAACTCCGATACGCTGACCCAGCCGCAGAAGGCGGCGATGATCAATACGCTGCAGACCTCCATGCGCGACATCGCACAGGCTTCGTCGAAGATGATCGATGCGCGCGCCTCCGGCGGCGCGCAGTTGTCGGCCATCGACAACGCCAACTCCTTGCTTGAATCCAACGAAGTCACGCTCAAGACCACCTTGTCGTCGATCCGCGATCTGGACTACGCCTCGGCGATCGGGCAGTACGAACTCGAGAAGGCCTCCCTGCAGGCCGCTCAGACCATTTTTCAGCAGATGCAGTCCTCGTCCTTGTTCAACCTGATCCGCTGA